One Mycolicibacterium sarraceniae genomic window carries:
- a CDS encoding YcnI family copper-binding membrane protein, protein MKRPLRTTLTAAAVTVASIALAAPAWAHVEVSGTDATQGGYGVLTFRVPSESDTASTTDLVVTLPDDQPIISVDTQPKPGWTATVTRKKLTTPQKDDDGNEITDYISTVEWKAVNPQAGIPPNQFDMFNISAGPLPKEAMISLPAVQTYSDGKVVHWDEKAAMGQPEPEHPAPMLMLSAGGDEATRAPAATPTPVASAAPSASAASTTSGSPAWPGITALVVAVVAVLLGIVNLVLVRRRSS, encoded by the coding sequence ATGAAGAGACCACTGCGCACAACACTTACTGCCGCGGCGGTGACTGTCGCCAGTATTGCGCTCGCCGCGCCCGCATGGGCACACGTGGAGGTCTCGGGAACCGACGCGACGCAAGGCGGCTACGGGGTGCTCACGTTTCGTGTTCCCAGCGAGTCCGACACCGCGTCGACGACGGACCTCGTGGTGACTTTGCCCGATGACCAGCCGATCATCTCGGTCGACACCCAGCCCAAGCCCGGCTGGACGGCGACGGTGACGAGGAAGAAGCTCACGACGCCGCAGAAAGACGACGACGGCAACGAGATCACCGACTACATCTCGACGGTCGAGTGGAAGGCAGTGAATCCCCAGGCGGGAATCCCGCCCAACCAGTTCGACATGTTCAACATCTCCGCGGGCCCGCTTCCCAAGGAAGCGATGATCTCGCTACCCGCCGTGCAGACCTACAGCGACGGCAAGGTTGTCCATTGGGATGAGAAGGCGGCCATGGGTCAGCCCGAGCCTGAGCACCCGGCTCCGATGCTGATGCTTTCGGCGGGAGGCGACGAGGCGACCCGGGCACCCGCTGCAACGCCGACACCCGTCGCTTCGGCAGCACCCAGCGCTTCGGCAGCCAGCACCACGAGCGGTAGCCCGGCGTGGCCGGGCATCACCGCGCTGGTCGTGGCTGTCGTCGCCGTCCTGCTCGGCATCGTGAATTTGGTGCTCGTGCGGCGCCGGTCGTCCTGA
- a CDS encoding copper resistance CopC/CopD family protein, whose amino-acid sequence MRRLAALLGMALAVPVLTVLAAAPAAAHAVLVSSDPVDGARLTAPPAQVRLTFDEPIRLVPNGIQVISDAGIRVDTGPSVAADGVTITLPLRADLPDGSYTATWEVISADTHEVAGSISFGVGRDARASPAGLTGQENRAADVAAGLLRGAQFIGLVLAVGVALACAALWPWTLNVRRTRTLSAVGLTLLILASLGEMVLTATQDPATAAPSRQEIVALARIVLTALVVVFLPRLFNGSRRLTGLIAALGVALSVSIAVDGHAGVGADAALATLVTAAHVSAMTVWLGGLMALCAIVLPSRHTDNLRRWSVIALTCVGVLIATGAYQAWRQIAPVQALWTTGYGQTLCVKVTAVGVMLILAYLARRRLNPQQLRRTVPMEAAIGLVVLVVTTVLISLPPARTTYGPAVTLEAPLDDSRHVVVDIASTRRGPTTVHVTVLDASGRPVPSLSVTGNLSSHEAEIPSLPIDFARHENDWVSTYASTPRPGLWTLRITVRFGQTDAVVTGVEFRVW is encoded by the coding sequence TTGCGGCGGCTCGCGGCGCTGCTCGGTATGGCGCTGGCTGTGCCGGTGCTCACCGTGCTCGCCGCAGCCCCCGCGGCCGCCCACGCGGTGCTAGTCTCCAGCGATCCGGTCGACGGCGCGCGGCTGACCGCACCGCCCGCACAGGTGCGACTGACGTTCGATGAGCCGATCCGGCTGGTGCCCAACGGGATACAGGTGATCTCCGACGCCGGTATCAGGGTGGACACCGGCCCGTCCGTCGCGGCTGACGGCGTGACGATCACCCTGCCCCTGCGGGCTGACCTTCCCGACGGCAGTTACACCGCGACCTGGGAGGTCATCTCCGCAGACACCCACGAGGTGGCGGGGTCAATCTCGTTCGGCGTCGGCCGCGATGCCCGTGCCAGCCCCGCAGGACTCACCGGGCAGGAGAACCGGGCCGCCGACGTCGCGGCCGGACTGCTCCGCGGCGCCCAGTTCATCGGACTCGTTCTCGCTGTCGGCGTTGCACTGGCCTGTGCCGCCCTGTGGCCGTGGACGTTGAACGTGCGAAGAACCCGCACACTGTCCGCGGTCGGGCTGACGCTACTGATTCTGGCGAGCCTGGGCGAGATGGTCCTCACCGCCACCCAGGACCCAGCAACGGCGGCGCCCAGCCGTCAGGAGATCGTGGCCTTAGCCCGCATCGTCCTCACAGCGTTGGTGGTGGTGTTCCTCCCCCGGCTGTTCAACGGTTCCCGGCGATTAACAGGGCTCATCGCCGCGCTGGGGGTGGCGTTGTCGGTGTCGATAGCCGTCGATGGCCATGCCGGGGTGGGGGCTGATGCAGCATTAGCGACGCTGGTGACCGCAGCGCACGTCAGTGCGATGACCGTGTGGTTGGGCGGTCTGATGGCGTTGTGCGCGATCGTCTTACCTTCTCGACACACCGACAACCTGCGTCGCTGGTCGGTGATCGCGCTCACCTGTGTCGGGGTGTTGATTGCCACGGGCGCCTATCAAGCCTGGCGACAGATCGCCCCGGTACAAGCGTTATGGACAACCGGGTACGGACAGACGTTGTGCGTCAAGGTCACAGCGGTGGGCGTGATGCTCATACTTGCGTACCTGGCGCGTCGCCGACTCAACCCGCAACAGTTACGCCGGACCGTTCCGATGGAAGCCGCGATCGGATTGGTGGTGCTGGTCGTCACGACAGTTCTGATCTCGCTGCCGCCTGCGCGGACGACGTACGGACCTGCTGTGACGCTAGAGGCGCCGCTGGACGACAGCAGGCATGTTGTCGTCGACATCGCCTCGACTCGGCGCGGACCGACAACCGTCCACGTAACGGTGCTCGATGCGTCAGGCCGACCGGTCCCGTCTCTCTCCGTGACCGGAAACTTGTCCAGCCATGAGGCTGAGATCCCTTCTCTGCCAATCGACTTCGCACGCCACGAGAATGATTGGGTGAGCACGTACGCGAGCACACCTCGGCCCGGGTTGTGGACGCTGCGAATCACCGTCCGCTTCGGACAGACCGACGCGGTCGTCACGGGTGTGGAATTCCGGGTCTGGTAA